The Festucalex cinctus isolate MCC-2025b chromosome 14, RoL_Fcin_1.0, whole genome shotgun sequence DNA window AATGTGTTAATTTAGTTATTCGTTTAAAAAATGCTGTAAATTGTTACATTTCATACATGGATCTTTTGTTAATAGAcaaattagacttagacttgactgaCTTATACTGGCAAAATTATCGGTAATCAGTTTCATGTGCATTTAATAGAGTACAGCAGTGTTGCTTAGGTGACTGTATctttaatatactgtatttactgTACACAGAAATTTTAGAAGTTtttataacaattaaaaaaaaaaaaaagaattagctTTATTACCAACTGTACATACACACGTGCAAAGGCACACTTCATTTCTAAGGTATATTACAAGCCAAAAATGTACAATGCTTTTCCAGTAGAAAGTAAgactataaaatatttaaagcaATTTAAAAGGAACCTTGAAAGCAGAAGATGCTGCTCAACGGgtgcctgtttgtttttgtgactaCTGTGAGTTTTGCTCCAAAACAGAACTATTACCAGGAGGTTGGAGTCATGATGCAGCAGGTGGGTGGAAATGATATATCTACTAccggtatgtatgtatgtatttaaaaaaaaaattaaaaaaaattaaaaaaaaaaattaaaaaatttttttttaaaaaaaatcctaaaattttcatttgattttgggGGAAAGAATGTATCTACACCCACTAGTCAATTTCTTAGTCACACCGCAATGAGAAAGTCTTAAACTAGAAGGAAAGTGgatttgactttttgttttccattgtATGGATTAACTGATGCTGCAAAACATTTTGATGTTTTGCTGCAGCATTGTTTGCTTGACAAGGTGTATCAAATTGAAAAGCAAGTGTGATGAGAATTTATAACTCCACTAAAAACAACAGCTCAGCTCATCATAACAGAAGTCTCAGAAGGGAAGTGACATAAAAGCTGCACAATGAGGAGACCACAGAAACAATCCTCAAAAAGCTGAAGTGGTTTGAATCAGAGAATGAGTTTCTGAGAGCACCAAACACATACTACtggggcttgttttttttttaaaaagatgagggaaaaaagtttttaaaagaaCATAATTATTACGAGTAGCTGTCTTTTGAGCTCCTGCACCCGTTGTCATAGTCCGAGTCCCGCCGGTGTCGGTAGCGTTCTTTGTGGCGGCCGCTGTAGTCGTCACTGTAATACCGCTCTTTCCGCCTCTCGCCGTGGCGGTCCTCCGAGTGTCTGTGGTGCCTGTTCCTGTGCTTGTCGTCGTGGTCGTGCTTCCTGCTGCGCTCTTTGCCGTGGTGCCTGCTCTTCTTCTCGTGGTGCGAGTCTCTGCGTTGGCCGTGCCTCCCGTGGTACTCCCTCTCCTCGCTGGACCTCTGCTTCTCCTCCCACGGGTGACAGTAAGTATAGATCACCTCCTGGGCTTCCTCAATCTCTTGCGTTGGAGGTTGATCGGCCGCTTGCGGGGGAGTTTGGTGGTCCGCTGCGAGCGCGGCGCTCTCCTGGGCCTCCGGCGTGGTGTGGTTCTGATCCTGGACGATTGGGTTGTGGAAAGAGTTGGGGACAGATGGGTCGTGGTCGCTGCCTGGTACCTGAGGTTGCTGCTGCGACTGGTGGACAGGCGTGGCACTGTTGCATTCTGGGAGAGCTGGCGTCATCCTCATGTCTTGTACTGCAGAAGCCCTCAGCTGGACTCCAGCAGGATCGGCACGCTCGCTGGGGACAGACTGACTGGCAGGCTCTTTGAGTTTGTGTTTGGCCTGAGAGATCTGGAGAAAGCCTTGATGAAATGTTGTCACCGGGCTGGTTTTACTGTTACTCAATACAGGAGCTTGCTTAGCCTCAACAACAGGGCTCGGTTCACTGGCTTTGTTTTCCGGCACACTTGAATATGTCGAAATCTTTTTCAAGATCCCACTTAGAGGTTTGGAGGTATTTGTGTGCTCTGGCGCGGTCGTCTGCGATCCCGACGTTCCCGGGAGAAGAGCGGCGTTGTCTTTCTTGGGGGTATCACCGCTGCTTGTTTCGCTCTCTTTTTGAAGCGTGGCCAAGAAAGCTTCCGTGGAAACATCTGGAGGTTTATCCCTCAGGGAAACTGGAGGAGCTCGGGGTGCCGCCTCGCCGTCTTTTTCCACCGATGTGTTCGCAGCCTCCGTCTGCGGTTCGGCTTGGACGGTTTTGACTTCTTTTTTCTTGATGACAAAGCGTTCTCGAGGGgcggcggcgacggcagcaGCTGGACCCTTGGAGCCCCCGCTGGTTGGCGCCGCCACTTTCAGCGCAGGTTTGGCTTTGTGAGGCTTTTCTCCGAAATCTGGCAAAGGCGGAAATTCTCCACCCCAGCCCAGTAGCACGCCTGGAAGAAAACGCAGCGGCTTGTGGGATTCCTGACTGTTGTTCCCCGCAGCAGATGGTTCTTCAAAAGACTGTGTGATGGGTTCTTCTTCGGCCTCTGTCGCCTCGAGTAGTTTATCCTTCTCACTTTTATTGggagtagtcaaggaggccaggAAGAGCTTCTCATCTTCTTCTTCCGTGGGAGTTTCTTGGACAGAAACTGGGACGGGCTTGACTTCAGGAGACATCCTTTTGGTCTCATTGACGTCAACGGGAATATAATCTCTTTTCGGCCTCTGACGAATTATAAGACCCAAGAGAAGGTTTCCTCGGTTGTTTTCCAGACCTGCCAAATGACATGAcaattacattttacatcacGAGAATGACTTCTCTTCGCGTAGAGGAATCAGCTCGTTTTGGTCACCTGGTCCATCAAAAGGCACAAGCTGATGCGGCACTTTTTCACAAGCACCCAAAGGAATGAGATACATGTCCTTCACTTGTTTGCGGTTGTTTGACACCACGCCAAAACGCTTTCTGCTGCTGAAGTAAGCGTAAAGCAGAGTGTAGGAAATCTCGTCTTCCTCAGTTACAGGGGAGAAGCGGATCAGGCACACTTCCTTTATgtagaaaaaggaaaaacaaacaaaagcaacgTTAGATGTCACGTAAAGCCTCAACATTCCAGTTAAGAAGTCAAAATATTACTTTAGTTCCTGTAGCACGGATCTTTTCCAAGTAGTCCCACACAGTCTGCGGACTTATCCTTCCGCCAACCTGAATGCTGTCAGGAAGATCCtatcaaagaaaaagaaaaatagataTAGAATTTGCCTTCTATACTTTCTGTCTTATGGACAGAAACTTTAGGTTGCCACCACACATTTTCAACTGGATTTAGGTCTGTGTTCTTTTTGAGCCATTCCAAAAGCTTGAATTTCTTTTTGCTTATTTGCATATATGACTGATATGATTACATTCCGAGATAAATCATGCAACTGTAttacaatgttattttttaCTGGAGGATTAAAATTTCAAAAAGTTATACAATAAACTTTTTCCGCTGACTTGTGAATAGTAGAGTGTTGTCAAGAAAAATCTCTTCCTCACCCAATCTTATGTAAATTGGAGCAATTTCAATGGTGGGCAAAGGAGTTGAAATCTTTATGAGAATGTTAATAAGGTGGAGCTGAAACACTAAAGTGTGTCTGTCGGGGGTCGTTAACAAGGCTGTCGTACCTGAGTCAAGCCGTCCAGAATGCCTGACACAGGGAAAGCTTTTGTGACAAGTTTAGCCACATTGTTCATAGTAAGGAACCCTCGCCACAAGGACTTCAGGCTGGAGAGGAACGATGCGTCATCATCTCGGCTAGCTGTATGCTCAGATCTGGGATGGAGAGAGTCGCACTTGAGCCGCCATTCCGACACGAAAGCTGCAGAAGAAGCGTATGCAAAATGACTGCTCACCTTCGCTCGTAACTGCTGTGAGCCTTCTGAAAGCTCTCCTCTAAGACGGTGAGGTGCAGGTCTTCCTCAACAGCGGAGGGCGTCGGTGTGTTCGCCTCCTCGCTTTTGACAGACTGTCGCCTCGCGACTGTTGTAGCAACTTTAACCACTTTGGTGGGTGCCTCTTTCACTGGGGGTGCCATGCGGCCTGAATTGGTCAGAAAAAGTCAGTCACTGAAGCTCTTGATGTATGAGGTCACAACTTGGGCTCAAGTTTGATGTCACCTGTACAGATTTTGCAGTTGAGGTCAAATAAGTGAGACTTGTGTTTGCTGGTGGTGTCTGTCTCAGTTTCGGTGCTTTCTGCGGGTTTCTCCGGCGCAGTCGGAGGTTCTGCTGGCACGTCTGGGACTTTGACTGCTGGTTCAACCTGTGAAGAAATGAGGGGGGGGCCCACAAATGAGTGGCACGTTTACCCGAGAGTCTTAACATGTCAGGTCATGTCCCCTTTCTTACCTCCACCTCCACAGGTTCAGGTACCTTCCTTGGTTCTTCCCTCTCGATCTCAATCTCCCCTTTATGTGTGATCTTGGTGATTGGACGCCGCTCAACCTCTCGTTGCTCTTTTTCAATCATTTCAATTGTCTGTGGAAAAATAACCGGCCATTCAAAGCATCCCATCACTCAACACAactatttatagagcacttggaaaaaacaaaacaaaacaaaaacactgctgttttcttaagatggaacccaggggcagcagttacaataaaaacagcagaggccccagaattgaaccctgtggaacaccatacgttcagTTATACATGCAAACTGCATGCATTGGTCTaaactaggggtgggcgatatggtaaaaatactatatctcgattttatcacgattcttttttttttatttttttttttaacatatttttaagactaatcttcacatttctgagcatttttgtaaaatttagaacatatttaaaatgtatataaaaccctaaaagaaaaaaaaaacatcttaagccaactaagcttctgaacaggtttcaattgaaatagtgcaatttttattaaatagtgcaatgaatgtaaacataaatggtaATGAACAGCCTCGGTTACTTTAGTTACAGTGCCAACGGTGTATGAACAGCActtaacaccacaatagaaaTTTTTCCTCAAACTatcgacaaaaacagtttgcaatgagttcgcaaagtaaataaaacagaatTGAAAAGTAGAAAACTGTTTACGACAGCGTTTGCTCGTCCGTGCTTCCGCGTAGTTTACAAATAATCGTAGGTGCGCATGTGGGCAATGTGGATTGTGGACGTGTCGCAGCGCGGGGAGAGTTGCGTACTCGTCGGCTGTCGGTGTCGCAGCGAGAGTTGCGCAACCATCGGCTGTcagggttccgaggtggccgggccgcatCCCCGCACCGGCCGCGGCCCCAGGCCGGGAGGGAGCGCAAATCGAGCCGGCCAGCCCGCctccccgcggctccgggccgcCGCGGCCGGCTGGGCGGAGCTCctgcgagcgtccgactccatCCACGGCCGCCTCTCGTTCGAATGTCATTTGCTTTGGGGAGTCGTGTGAACCTCACGGATGCATCGTGCTTCAGgtggagtgacttttttttttttcattagcatgctgactagAGGAGTGGAgtaagtttgtgtgagtgagtggaaaaaaaaaaaaaaaaaaagaccacacggatgcatcaagcataaaccaagcttgagcccacataaagttgaactgtataaAATGTGCCCTACAGACGATCTTGTCGATctttcagctttatgagatcgtcaacacTTAACGATCcttaacgatctaatatcgtcatattgCCCACCCCTAATCtaaacactttctttttttgctcaacataggATGGAAGGGAATACTGCAGCCACATgtcgactactgagcgcaccaaattcccttCAGCACAGATATCATGGCCAGCCGAGATGTATCATCACGAATCATATGAGTCATGTATGTGTGTTGACCTCCACCTGAACTCCCGAGACTGACTGACCAAACCACTGGCATTCGATCGAAACCAGCTTAAGAACCACTGTGAGAGCGTCTTGATGGTTATCAAATTTAGATGACAACACATGAATGTTGAGTATTACTCACATGTCGGTTCTCTCTTTGCCGCCAAGCAGCCAGTTCCTTGGAAGCCAGTTCCTCGGGACTCATTCGGATTAGATGAGCAGGAGATGTTTCTCCCTTCAGAACCTTGCTAAAGAGAACCTGAGTAGTAGGACAAAAGCAGATTGTTTAAATAAATTGTACTAAAACTGATATGTTTGTACTCATTTGGAGACATTTCCAACTATACttacattatttttagtatCTTTGAGGTTAAACATCAAGCTTCGATACTTATTCTTGTATTTGTTATCGGTATCTTTATACATGTGGAAAAGTTCTCTCTCAATCTTCTTGGCAACTTCTGGAGCTTTCTCCACCGGGACATTCAAATCAGACTCCTTCAACCTAAAATGAGAGCGTCGCACATTCAGCACCTTTACAAAACTGTTTTTCAAAAGCTGTTCGATGAAGAGGCTGTGTCATGTAAATTTACACAACTTTCGTACCTCTGAACGAGGATATCTTTCAGAGAATCACGCACGCTGCGTCTGATCTCTTCGATAGATGCAGGCTTTTTAGAAGTGGAAGATGCACTTTTACTTTTTGCCTCAAGTTTCAGCTGAGTGCCTGTGAGGACAGAACAAATACCAAGGAAGTTTgcaagggagagaaaaaaaaggaacgttTTTCCTCAGTATTGAAAGTTCAAACATTCCCAAATATATTTTCTGTTGGTGTACAACATTGAAATTCAACTGTGAAAATGGACATAAAAGGACATACACAAAATGTGAACAATTCTCATTCATATGCATACGTTCAGTCTTTAAGAGTTAAGAAGTAAAATATGATATCTGACATATTTCATTCAATCAGGCCACTGACTCGCGTCAACATATTCACGGAATTTTCTTATTAAAGCATTGTGGCAAATACCTGTTTTGTGATGAGTTTCTTTGACATCTGCAGATAATCTTCTACCTTGTTCCTATTTTAGAAGAGAGGAACTACAAATTACTTCAGGaacattttaacattcatattacttactaaaacttgaaaaataaattaacatggaaaaatacaagcaacaataataaaattggAAGGTTTGGCCCCGAGGTTTATGTTCTACTAAGTGCTCCTACGTTAATTCTAGTTcattaaaagttgtttttgcaATTTGCAGAGGTGTAGAATGGCACATCATTATGCTAAAATATATTTCTCAGGGCAATAAATTGATCACAACTGGATTGTTCCAGAATCCAGTTGCAATCAATTCAATTCCGAGAATGAAATTACTTGGATTAATGAGAATATTCAAAgacataaaacaaatgtttatttttttccccatatatgATGGTTACCTAAAGAGTCTACACAGTTTTACACCACTGTAAACGACAACCACAACGAAAAACTGTTTAAAACCACTCCAACGGtgtcaaacaaaaatatcactcTAGTAGCTGAATTTCTCATTATACTGTGCAGGTGCACCAGTGGGTGTATTTTTGTGCAATGCAATGGGTGATTGTAGTGTATGTCTAATCCTTATGAGAAGCTGCAAATATTGGCGAGTACACGGAGCTACATTAAGCATACACCCCATGTGCAAGCCATCAGTGTCCAGGGAAAGTAATAGCAAGAATAGACAACAAACCCTTGTGTAGTGGACAGACTGGCTATGATTAATATCAGAGCATCACTTAGCTGGGGAACACACATAGCGGAACATCCTTTGTGATTAAAGATACACTTTTGTTAAACAACTTAAGAAAAATGCTCTAAGACTAACCTTCTTTAAAGGTCGGACCCCACCAGATGCGAGTTCCTCAGAAGCTCCTGCCTTGGGTTTGGGAGCCTGCTTCAGAGCAGGGGCCTCGGTCTTTATTGCGGCTGCAGGTATAGCAGGGGTTTCGGGCTCCACCTTTTTGCTCTCCTCCTCACAGCACTTCAAGCACACGTACATCtggtcctcctcctccatctcgCGTACTTTGAGCAGGTCGAGACCGACGCAGTCACCATGGAACCACTCATCGCAGCGGCCGCAGCCTACCATGAACCTGGAAGGGGGGAAAGCCATTCAATGTAATAATTCTTAATGCAATTTATTGTCCTAAAaagttaatcttttttttttttttttactcctatcacatctacaataaaactaaaGACTCTTGTATACATCAGTCATATAAAacaacttttactttttttttttttttttactacacaaTACTTACCATGGTGTTATACACACAATGCAGTGAATgcactattttttaaaacaaaaactaatactatatatataatattaaaattaagcattttatttgaagaaattttttttttcaaaacatctAACAAAGCATCcctgaaaatgaattcaaactatatttgaaaaacaaaactcaaaattaaataaaaactaatgaaaattcTTAAATTATAGTAACTGGCAGCCTGGCACAATTGGGTCCATATTTTGCACTTGTTGCTCATTTAGAGAAAAGGAAGTCACCTGGTTCCTTTTCATAATGGTCTTGCCAAACTTTGAAATATATGTGCAGTAATAAAATCATGACATTATGCTATTCACAAtgatttctatttctatttgtgTTATGAGCTGAATAAGTTCGTGAAATCATGACATTTTACCAGTCAATATACAAACCAAATTTATAAAAAGAgaaagtgagtacaaattaagaggaacagacaAACCataatatagaacaaaacaaaaagaattatgtatttcaactcgggctgcacaatatatcgaaacatatcgatattgcaatattagcccatgcaatatgcatactaaaacatcagtttttccattcctggatgaacaaattgcagattatatcaaggctatattaaatataaaaaaaaaaaaaaacgtatcggttatcggtatcggccatacaaagcaggaaattatcggttatcggttgaaatttttcatatcgtgcatcactaatTGTTACACTGAAAGTGTCTTGACCGCTcactgtcattcattttgtgttgattttgtgtgttgatcaggggcagacaaaacaagttttacttttttctgttccctttcatttcttttactttaaagactgaaataaaattttaatggATACAAAGTTTGAGAACTATTTATCGGAGAGAAGACTTACATGTTGTTGTGGTGTTTCTTGCACTGACCACAGCAGTTGTTTCCATCCCACACCGACTCGCTGTTGGCAGGTTCCTCCTGCTGCTGTTGCACCTGTTGCTCAACGTTTTCTTTCTTAATAGCCGGAGCGTTGTCAGGGATAAACAGCTGCGGCTCATCCACAGAGATGTTCCTCGTTTTACTTCTTTGCTTTTGTAGGATCTTTCCAGGCTTCTTCATTTTAAGCTTCTCCTGCACTCCTTCTTCTGGTGTTTTGGAGGAATGACCCGGACGGGTGACGTGTGAAGAGTTTGAAGCGTCTGCTTTCAAGGTGTTGAGGGTATGAGACTGTTTGGTTGGACTGTGTTGATCAACTACTcggctgccactagatggcatcttCTTCACTGGCGAGCTGGGCTTCACTTTGGGATCACCTGTTTGCATCTTTGGATATTTAGGAGCATGCTCAGCTAGGGTGATTTCAGCCCGTCTTTTTAAATGTTCGCTGCTTCTTTTCTCTTTCAGAGACTTCATTTTGTGAAGGTCATCTCTTTGGACCACTTTGGATGGTACATTTTGGGAAACCGTAGCTCCTTTCGTCATGTTGCTTTGTTCACTTGTAAGCATACCTTTCTTACTGGAATTAAGTGGTTGCTTAGATTGGAGCTGTTTTTTGGCTAAAATTGGTTTCTTTTCTTTACTGTCGATCTTGTTACTTGCAGCGGTCCCGTTGCTAGGTGGCGATTTAAAGGCAGATTTTCTGTCATTGACAGGTTTTTTCTTTCTCACAAGAGTCTGATTGTCATCTTTAGTGCACCTTTTCATTTCTGTCCCATTAGCCGCCTGGACGTCGTTGGGGTTCACATATGGGCCCAAACCAAGTGGTGTATCATCAACACATATCTTCTCAGTTATAATCTGGTCTGCAACTTTCTCAGGTACAGGAGGACCCTGTGCAGAGACGCCATCATCTGGCAACATGGCAAACCCAATATCCGCACCATATGAAAAACTACTGTCAAAGTTGGCTTCAGTGTTATGGAGATAGGACGGTCCAGGAAGAAGTTCAATTTTGAATCCTCCAATTGTGACAGTCAGTCGTTTCAACACAACAGATGGTCTTAACCATAATGCACCTTCAATATCATTGATATTGATGCGTCCACCCAGAGTTAGTTCTTTCTTTAGTTCTACGCCTTTAACTCCTTTCTTGATCAGAAACGACTTCTGTAGCCTGTTGGAAGGTTTCTTCCCTGGTCGTCCTCTGGGAACAGCGTCTGTGGAAATCTTAGCAGGCTTTGGCCCATCACTGGATTCAGTATCTAGAAGCCAAATTACACGTCACTCCATCTCTCTTGATTTGCTGAAATACAGCATGTGGAAAAATACATCCATCTTACCTATCTCCAGATTACATGGACGCTTCCTGGGTCTGGCTACAGGTTTCTTGATCTGGACTGAATTGGATTCTGTTACCGCCAGGTCACCGCTGATGCCTGTGGATGTGGCACCCCCACTGatttctgccaaaaaaaaaaaaaaaaaaagtttgtgtaaACGGCAGTGTAGAAGTAAAAATAAAGCAAAGTGGACGCCTTCATCACCATCACATATTTAGGACTTCAGTTAAATGCTTCACTGCTGTTTGAAATGTGTATTGCCTGGGCAGGGTCTTGACTTAGAGCACATAAGGTTTGAAACTGTGtgatataaaatgttatttaaaaaattataataaaatacaaagaaTAATAAATGGGACCGTGTACCTGCTGAACCTGAAATTTGAAAAGTGGAATCCTCATGATCCAGCAGGTTGAACTGAGAAGTTGCACATCCAAACATTGGATCTTTGTCACTCAACATGTTCTTGAGCGAATCTTCAAGGCAGAGTCCTGGCCCAAACTCATTACTGGCTTCACATTCCAGATTTTGACCTATGACAAGGGTGTCGTCCAACTGGTCACTGGGTAGTAAAACGTTAAAAGTGTCCACAATATCCATGAATGCCGCTACCTTCCTGCATGGGGAAAATACAGGTAAAAGCAACATTTAGATGACAGACATGATGACAACTACACGTGCACATCATCAAAGCATCATAATTATTAAGTCCGCAACTGAACCTAAGAGTTTACGTAAACATTTGGGGGGCGGGGGTTAAGTATGTGACAAAATACAATTCAATGTCCATCGGTACTGCACGTTACTTTCCTATATTACCAGTTATCAACTAGCGAAGCTGTTTACTTTGGTCAACAATGTTTTTGCTTCAAATGGCGGAGGCCCACGAACAAGTTAGAAGGTACAGTCAGTATCGGTAAGACATTTTAAACTCCGACCAGTACCAAATGCAAATTGTTCATTCAAGTTTTAGCGTGTCCACAAGTTGCAGCAAGCCAGTTCGGATGCACTAAGTGTGTTAATTCCGACCAAAGGGTGGCTATTGGACAAGCATTACGGTGTATTactatttttaattgaaaactaACATAAAATTTTAGTTACCTTAACTATTTTCCCAAACAGACTAAAAATAAGTTGCATGTTAGTTAGCACGCGTTGCTAATATCTATTTGCAGCCATTGCTCATATCCGTTAGCAAGCTAACGATGATGACCTGTAGAGGAAGTTTGGTTATTCCTCCTTTAAATATACGTGTATCCCTGCGACCGTGCCATACCTACATGGCAAATCAGCCTGGTTGTTCTAAAGATAATATTATAACGTGTACGGCATGTAAACGTCAAACGCGAGTCAAAATATGTCAGACATGCTAACTAGGTCGTGCTAGCAAAGGCCTAGGATTGTTTGTAGCCTGACCGCAGCTAACAGGCGTTGCGAGAACACGCCCACGAGCATCGAGTTCACTTTTGGCTCACTGCACACTACAGTTCAACATGTGAGCGTTTATACGTGGAGGCTTACCTCTGTCTGACTGCAATGATGTGTCCAGTTCGTGTAGGTTACATAGTAACGCGGCTGGCTCCTTGCCTGCCTGCCTCCACTCACTTCCTCTCCTCTACAGCTAAGCCGTCATTCGTCCCGCTGCTGCAAAGCTCCTGACGGCAAGCGCTGCCAGTCACGTGGTTTCTGTTTACAGCAGGTAGCTTAGCAGCTGCGGACAGGAGGTAATTtcgcataaaacaaacaaacaaacaacaacaaaaaagttctacagtaattttgtttttggactattttattttcagtttagcGATACCAACATAAAAACCGTATATTGTATACGACGTAAACCAAAATTCAAAAGCATAATTTAACCAGAAAACGAAGtccaattgaa harbors:
- the phf3 gene encoding uncharacterized protein phf3, translating into MDIVDTFNVLLPSDQLDDTLVIGQNLECEASNEFGPGLCLEDSLKNMLSDKDPMFGCATSQFNLLDHEDSTFQISGSAEISGGATSTGISGDLAVTESNSVQIKKPVARPRKRPCNLEIDTESSDGPKPAKISTDAVPRGRPGKKPSNRLQKSFLIKKGVKGVELKKELTLGGRININDIEGALWLRPSVVLKRLTVTIGGFKIELLPGPSYLHNTEANFDSSFSYGADIGFAMLPDDGVSAQGPPVPEKVADQIITEKICVDDTPLGLGPYVNPNDVQAANGTEMKRCTKDDNQTLVRKKKPVNDRKSAFKSPPSNGTAASNKIDSKEKKPILAKKQLQSKQPLNSSKKGMLTSEQSNMTKGATVSQNVPSKVVQRDDLHKMKSLKEKRSSEHLKRRAEITLAEHAPKYPKMQTGDPKVKPSSPVKKMPSSGSRVVDQHSPTKQSHTLNTLKADASNSSHVTRPGHSSKTPEEGVQEKLKMKKPGKILQKQRSKTRNISVDEPQLFIPDNAPAIKKENVEQQVQQQQEEPANSESVWDGNNCCGQCKKHHNNMFMVGCGRCDEWFHGDCVGLDLLKVREMEEEDQMYVCLKCCEEESKKVEPETPAIPAAAIKTEAPALKQAPKPKAGASEELASGGVRPLKKEQGRRLSADVKETHHKTGTQLKLEAKSKSASSTSKKPASIEEIRRSVRDSLKDILVQRLKESDLNVPVEKAPEVAKKIERELFHMYKDTDNKYKNKYRSLMFNLKDTKNNVLFSKVLKGETSPAHLIRMSPEELASKELAAWRQRENRHTIEMIEKEQREVERRPITKITHKGEIEIEREEPRKVPEPVEVEVEPAVKVPDVPAEPPTAPEKPAESTETETDTTSKHKSHLFDLNCKICTGRMAPPVKEAPTKVVKVATTVARRQSVKSEEANTPTPSAVEEDLHLTVLEESFQKAHSSYERRSEHTASRDDDASFLSSLKSLWRGFLTMNNVAKLVTKAFPVSGILDGLTQDLPDSIQVGGRISPQTVWDYLEKIRATGTKEVCLIRFSPVTEEDEISYTLLYAYFSSRKRFGVVSNNRKQVKDMYLIPLGACEKVPHQLVPFDGPGLENNRGNLLLGLIIRQRPKRDYIPVDVNETKRMSPEVKPVPVSVQETPTEEEDEKLFLASLTTPNKSEKDKLLEATEAEEEPITQSFEEPSAAGNNSQESHKPLRFLPGVLLGWGGEFPPLPDFGEKPHKAKPALKVAAPTSGGSKGPAAAVAAAPRERFVIKKKEVKTVQAEPQTEAANTSVEKDGEAAPRAPPVSLRDKPPDVSTEAFLATLQKESETSSGDTPKKDNAALLPGTSGSQTTAPEHTNTSKPLSGILKKISTYSSVPENKASEPSPVVEAKQAPVLSNSKTSPVTTFHQGFLQISQAKHKLKEPASQSVPSERADPAGVQLRASAVQDMRMTPALPECNSATPVHQSQQQPQVPGSDHDPSVPNSFHNPIVQDQNHTTPEAQESAALAADHQTPPQAADQPPTQEIEEAQEVIYTYCHPWEEKQRSSEEREYHGRHGQRRDSHHEKKSRHHGKERSRKHDHDDKHRNRHHRHSEDRHGERRKERYYSDDYSGRHKERYRHRRDSDYDNGCRSSKDSYS